A window of Rhizoctonia solani chromosome 5, complete sequence genomic DNA:
AAGTCCGGCTCGTCGCTCGTCGGTGTCGGACTGCGCGTCAACAAGAAGAACAACGTCATCATCCGCAACCTCAAGATCTCCAAGGTCCTCGCCAGCGCCGGCGACGCTCTCGGCATCCAGGAGGCGTCCAAGGTCTGGGTCGACCACGTGGACCTGTCGTCCGACCGCGACCACGACAAGGACTTCTACGACGGACTGCTTGACGTCACGCACGGCAGCACCTTCGTGTCGATCACGAACTCGAACCTGCACGACCACTACAAGGCGTCGCTGGTGGGACACTCGGACAACAACGAGTCGGAGGACAAGAAGATCACGGTGACGTATGCGCTGAACCGGTTCTCGAACCTGAACTCGCGCATGCCGTCGTTCCGATTCGGTACCGGACATCTGTTCAACAACTAGTGAGTAAAGTAGTATCGGTGGGTACGCGGACGGATCTGACATTGGTACAGCTTCGTGAACTCGAACGACGGCATCAACACTCGCCTTGGTGCTCAGCTGCTGGTCGAGAACAACGTATGGGAGTAAGTGCatgcgcgcatatacccagccAGAGATCGGACACTGACCACGACTGGACTACAGGGGTGTGAAGAAGCCTCTGTACGCGACCGACAACGGGTTCGCGGTCGCGCGCGGAAACGACTTTGGGGGTGCATCGAACAGCGCTCCTACCG
This region includes:
- a CDS encoding pectate lyase; its protein translation is MRFAIVSVSVLAALSQLVSAVPTLERRASATEKPTIGYAAQGSTTGGIGGSTITVTSLAALTSAVASDSAKIVIVSGTITGNTVVKVGSNTSLLGKSGSSLVGVGLRVNKKNNVIIRNLKISKVLASAGDALGIQEASKVWVDHVDLSSDRDHDKDFYDGLLDVTHGSTFVSITNSNLHDHYKASLVGHSDNNESEDKKITVTYALNRFSNLNSRMPSFRFGTGHLFNNYFVNSNDGINTRLGAQLLVENNVWEGVKKPLYATDNGFAVARGNDFGGASNSAPTGTFSKAPYSYTLLDAGKVKSTVSSSAGATLDF